The Streptococcaceae bacterium ESL0729 genome has a segment encoding these proteins:
- a CDS encoding PolC-type DNA polymerase III → MNELFERLMDQINLPLEIRQSADFSGADIANVEVHTISNLWHFYLSFKRPLRVQDYRSLRGHLEEAFSNIARIKLTILTQDADFSDDDLNDYYPLIFAEEGCNSPSFSNIFENYKLYSEDSRTYLVTADLTNLKYFEDKYIPLMEAAYKNFGFKDIKIFTKVDLDLSMKLAKKHEKQVTEATNSQLQKIKNQVASQPQVQASSASKKDKKGLDPTIFQMGREIKSNELLTQMVEITTEENRLIFEGYVFDVERKTTRNGRHLLIFKMTDYTSSFVVQKWARTDDEAKVFDLLKTGMWVRARGNVVMNTFTRDLVLEAQDLIEVKKKARMDLMPDDEKRVEFHAHTNMSTMDAIESAGALVERAAKWGHKAIAITDHAGLQGFPEAHSAGKRNGVKILYGVEANLVEDRVPIAYNEDDSSLSDSTYVVFDVETTGLSAVYNKLIQVAASKMYKGNVIEEFDEFINPGHPLSEFTTQLTGITDDHVRNARPLKEVLEDFQKFCQGSILVAHNASFDVGFMNINYARHNLPEITQPVIDTLEFARNLYPEYKRHGLGPLTKRFGIALDHHHMANYDAEATGRLLFIFLRDVAEKFGVTKVSELNTQVVAKDSYKKARIKHATIYARTQAGLKNLFKLVSYSNVDYFEGVPRIPKSVLESHREGLLVGSACSEGEVFDTVTTKSFEKSLEVASFYDFIEIMPPAAYKPLIAKETIKDEMELQDILKQLIKVGKTLGKPVLATGNVHYLDKTDALYREIIVRSLGPGAMINRPIGRGEKAMPADLPEVHFRTTNEMLDEFSFLGEDLARELVIENTQKMADSFEEVTPVRSDLYTPYIEGAEEEVARLTYERAHALYGNPLPDLVDLRIEKELNSIIGNGFAVIYLISQQLVERSNDRGYLVGSRGSVGSSFVATMIGITEVNPLAPHYMCPNCQYSKFYDEGQYGSGYDMPEKDCPQCGTKLNKDGQDIPFETFLGFYGDKVPDIDLNFSGEDQASAHLDVRDIFGRDYAFRAGTIGTVADKTAYGFVKGYERDYGKYYRAAEIDRLSKGSTGVKRTTGQHPGGIIVIPNYMDVYDFSPVQYPADDQNAEWQTTHFDFHAIHDNILKLDILGHDDPTMIRMLQDLSGIDPSTIPPDDPEVMKIFSGTEVLGVTPEQIFSKTGTFGVPEFGTSFVRGMLEETKPKTFAELLQISGLSHGTDVWLGNAQELIKSNTANLSEVIGCRDDIMVYLIHAGLEEGMAFNIMERVRKGAWNKMDEAERDKYLAAMRENKVPEWYIDSCSKIKYMFPKAHAAAYVLMALRVAYFKVHYPIFYYSAYFSIRAKAFDLKTMGEGPDSVKGKMAEIREKDKRYEATKVEKDLYGTLELCNEMLERGLKFGKLDLYRSDATNFIIEGDTLIPPFRAMDGLGESVAHQLVQARQDGEFLSKTELRKRAGVSQTLVEKMDEMGILGNMPEDNQLSLFDDLF, encoded by the coding sequence TTGATGGATCAGATAAATCTTCCCTTGGAGATTAGGCAGTCAGCTGATTTTTCAGGTGCCGATATTGCAAACGTTGAAGTTCACACGATTAGTAATTTATGGCATTTTTACCTAAGCTTCAAAAGACCCTTAAGGGTTCAGGATTACAGAAGCTTAAGGGGACATTTGGAAGAAGCCTTTAGTAATATTGCAAGGATTAAACTAACTATTTTAACGCAAGATGCTGACTTTTCAGATGATGATCTAAATGACTACTATCCCTTGATTTTTGCTGAAGAAGGATGTAATAGTCCGTCATTTTCAAATATCTTTGAAAATTACAAGCTTTACTCAGAAGACTCAAGAACCTATCTGGTAACGGCAGACCTGACCAACCTTAAATATTTCGAAGACAAGTACATACCCTTAATGGAAGCTGCCTATAAAAATTTTGGTTTTAAGGACATAAAAATTTTTACTAAGGTCGATTTGGACCTGTCGATGAAGCTTGCCAAAAAGCATGAAAAACAGGTAACTGAGGCGACTAATAGCCAGCTGCAAAAGATTAAAAATCAGGTGGCCAGCCAGCCGCAAGTCCAAGCTTCTAGTGCCAGTAAAAAAGATAAGAAGGGCCTTGATCCTACAATTTTTCAGATGGGCCGGGAGATTAAGTCAAATGAACTCCTAACTCAAATGGTTGAAATTACAACTGAGGAAAATCGCCTAATTTTTGAAGGTTATGTTTTTGATGTCGAAAGGAAAACTACTAGAAATGGTCGCCATCTTTTAATTTTTAAGATGACCGACTATACCTCATCATTTGTCGTGCAAAAGTGGGCCAGAACTGATGATGAGGCCAAGGTTTTTGATCTATTAAAGACTGGTATGTGGGTTAGGGCCCGGGGGAATGTTGTCATGAATACCTTTACCAGGGACTTGGTCCTTGAAGCCCAGGACTTAATTGAGGTCAAAAAGAAGGCCAGGATGGATCTTATGCCTGATGATGAAAAGCGGGTCGAATTTCATGCTCACACCAATATGTCGACTATGGACGCTATTGAATCAGCTGGAGCCTTGGTTGAAAGGGCAGCAAAATGGGGTCATAAGGCCATCGCCATTACAGACCATGCTGGCCTTCAAGGTTTCCCCGAAGCCCATAGTGCTGGAAAAAGAAATGGAGTTAAGATCCTTTACGGGGTTGAAGCCAATCTTGTTGAAGACCGAGTGCCCATTGCCTACAATGAAGACGACTCAAGTCTAAGTGATTCAACCTATGTGGTTTTTGACGTGGAAACAACAGGACTGTCAGCAGTTTATAATAAACTTATTCAGGTTGCTGCTAGTAAAATGTATAAGGGTAATGTCATTGAAGAATTTGATGAATTTATTAACCCAGGGCATCCTTTAAGTGAATTTACAACCCAATTGACAGGAATTACAGACGACCATGTGAGGAATGCAAGGCCACTTAAGGAAGTCCTTGAAGACTTTCAAAAATTCTGCCAGGGATCTATTTTAGTGGCCCATAATGCAAGTTTTGACGTGGGCTTCATGAATATCAACTATGCCCGCCATAATCTACCAGAGATTACTCAGCCAGTAATTGATACCCTTGAATTTGCAAGAAATCTTTACCCAGAATACAAACGTCATGGTTTGGGACCCTTGACCAAACGTTTTGGAATAGCCCTAGACCACCACCACATGGCCAACTATGATGCTGAAGCTACAGGCAGACTTTTATTTATCTTCCTGAGGGATGTGGCTGAAAAATTTGGTGTGACCAAGGTTTCTGAGTTGAATACCCAGGTAGTAGCTAAGGATTCCTATAAAAAGGCCCGAATTAAGCATGCGACAATCTATGCCAGGACTCAGGCAGGCCTTAAAAATCTCTTTAAGCTTGTTTCATACTCAAATGTTGATTACTTTGAAGGAGTTCCAAGGATTCCTAAAAGTGTCCTTGAAAGTCATAGGGAAGGACTTTTGGTGGGCTCTGCCTGTTCTGAGGGTGAGGTGTTTGATACAGTTACAACTAAGAGTTTTGAAAAATCTTTAGAAGTAGCAAGCTTTTATGACTTCATTGAAATTATGCCACCAGCTGCCTATAAACCTTTGATAGCCAAGGAGACCATCAAGGATGAGATGGAGCTTCAGGATATTTTGAAGCAGCTGATTAAGGTTGGAAAGACCTTAGGAAAACCAGTCCTTGCTACAGGTAATGTCCACTATCTGGATAAGACCGATGCCCTTTATAGGGAGATAATTGTAAGGTCCCTTGGACCTGGAGCCATGATTAATAGGCCTATTGGCCGCGGGGAAAAGGCCATGCCAGCAGATCTTCCAGAGGTTCATTTTAGAACCACCAATGAAATGCTTGATGAATTTTCATTTTTAGGAGAAGATTTAGCACGTGAGCTTGTAATTGAAAATACACAAAAGATGGCTGATAGCTTTGAAGAGGTAACTCCAGTCAGAAGTGACCTTTATACCCCTTATATTGAAGGAGCAGAAGAAGAAGTCGCAAGACTTACCTATGAAAGAGCCCACGCCCTTTATGGTAATCCCCTCCCAGATTTGGTTGATCTGAGGATTGAAAAAGAGCTTAATAGTATTATTGGTAATGGATTTGCCGTGATTTACTTAATCTCCCAACAGCTGGTTGAGCGTTCTAATGACCGGGGTTATTTGGTCGGAAGTCGTGGGTCAGTTGGATCAAGTTTTGTAGCCACCATGATTGGGATTACTGAGGTTAATCCTTTAGCCCCCCACTACATGTGTCCAAACTGCCAGTACTCTAAGTTTTATGATGAAGGACAGTACGGATCAGGATATGACATGCCAGAAAAGGATTGTCCCCAGTGCGGGACCAAGCTTAATAAGGACGGACAAGACATTCCCTTTGAAACCTTCCTAGGTTTTTATGGGGACAAGGTTCCAGATATTGATCTGAACTTCTCAGGAGAGGACCAGGCTAGTGCCCACCTTGACGTCCGAGATATTTTTGGTCGTGACTATGCCTTTAGGGCAGGAACTATCGGTACGGTTGCCGATAAAACAGCCTACGGCTTTGTTAAGGGCTATGAAAGGGATTATGGTAAATACTACAGGGCTGCTGAAATTGATAGGTTGTCAAAAGGTAGTACTGGGGTTAAAAGGACAACAGGCCAGCACCCAGGGGGGATCATTGTAATTCCTAATTATATGGATGTCTATGATTTCTCACCTGTCCAGTATCCAGCAGATGATCAGAATGCCGAGTGGCAAACCACTCACTTTGACTTCCATGCCATCCATGACAATATTCTAAAGCTTGATATTCTGGGGCATGATGACCCAACCATGATTAGGATGCTCCAGGATTTATCTGGCATTGACCCTTCAACTATTCCACCAGATGATCCAGAGGTTATGAAAATCTTCTCTGGGACTGAGGTTTTGGGAGTAACGCCTGAGCAGATTTTTTCCAAAACAGGGACCTTTGGAGTTCCCGAATTTGGGACAAGCTTCGTGCGTGGGATGCTTGAAGAAACTAAACCCAAAACTTTTGCTGAGCTCTTACAGATTTCAGGACTATCCCACGGGACAGATGTTTGGCTGGGAAATGCCCAGGAGCTAATCAAGTCAAATACAGCCAATCTAAGTGAGGTCATCGGCTGTCGGGATGACATCATGGTTTATCTCATCCATGCAGGTCTTGAAGAGGGTATGGCCTTTAATATTATGGAAAGAGTGCGTAAGGGTGCCTGGAATAAGATGGATGAAGCAGAGCGGGATAAGTACCTTGCTGCCATGAGGGAAAACAAGGTACCTGAATGGTACATTGATTCATGTAGTAAGATTAAATACATGTTCCCCAAGGCCCATGCGGCAGCTTATGTTCTCATGGCTCTTAGGGTAGCCTACTTCAAGGTTCATTATCCAATCTTCTATTACTCAGCCTACTTTTCAATCAGGGCCAAGGCCTTTGACCTTAAGACCATGGGTGAGGGACCTGACTCTGTTAAGGGCAAGATGGCTGAAATTCGGGAGAAAGACAAGCGATATGAGGCCACAAAGGTCGAAAAGGATCTTTACGGAACCCTTGAACTTTGTAATGAAATGCTTGAGCGTGGTCTTAAATTTGGCAAGCTTGACCTCTACCGAAGTGATGCTACAAACTTCATTATCGAAGGAGATACCCTCATTCCTCCTTTTCGTGCCATGGATGGTCTAGGTGAATCAGTAGCCCACCAACTTGTCCAAGCTCGGCAAGATGGAGAGTTTTTGTCAAAAACCGAACTAAGGAAAAGGGCAGGAGTCTCTCAAACCTTGGTTGAAAAGATGGATGAAATGGGCATTCTTGGTAACATGCCTGAGGATAATCAATTGAGCCTCTTTGATGATTTATTTTAA